Sequence from the Rhodothermia bacterium genome:
TTCGGATTGATTTTGCGCTACGGATAGCACTTTCACAACTTTTGGCCGATCGTGCTGGTGTCCGCATTAGGACTTTGGTGATTGATGAAGGATTTGGTACACAAGACCAACAAGGGATTCAGCACATGATTTCGGCCATAGAGACTATCCGACATGATTTCGAGAAGATCATTATTATCACACACTTAGACGAATTAAAAAGCGCCTTTCCGGTACGGATTGAGGTTCGTAAAGAACCAGATGGCTCTCGATACGAAGTATATCACGAGGGTTAAGCGCCTAAAAAGATTACCCATGCGTCCAAAATCTGCACCACTCTTTTTTTCCGTCAAACTGCTGCTTCAGTCCATCCGCGCAAAGCATTTCCTCCCTTTTATCGAAAAAATGGCACAACAAGGAGAAGCCATTATTAATGTTGGTGGCGGGCTTTCGCCCGTATATTTGGTGAATCATCCCGATGCCGTTGAACAAATCTTGGTAGTCGAGGCTAAAAAGTTTTATCGCGGCCCCAACATGAACCACCTTCGGACTTTTCTCGGCAATGGTTTACTCACAAGCAATGGACATGTTTGGCGCGAACAACGGCAGTTGCTTCAACCCTTCTTTAGGTCGCAGGCCGTGAGTGTCCTTGCCGCTTCGATGGATGAAAGTATAAGGCACTATTTAGACCACTGGCAAAATACACGCTCCGAACACGGTACTCTGGTCACGAACATGACGGAAGACATGCTCATTCTTACGCAAAACACCATTCTTGCGTCGCTATTCGATCTTCATCAACATCCAGAAGCGCACATGCTGCACCAATCCTTAACTTCCATCCAATATAACATGGCCTATTTCGCAATGTTTGAGGCGGTTGCAATTGGACTCAAGGGAGTCGTTGGTCAAAAATGGGGCAATCTTTTGTACGAACGGATGATTCGCAAACGCAAAAGAGCATTCGAGGAAGCTCAAGAGATTTGGCGCCAATTTGTTCAAAAGATTATTGCAGAACGCAAGTGTTTGCTCATGGAGAAGAAAAACGAGGAAAAAAAAGACTTGTTTTCGATTCTGATTCATGCCCAAAAATCTGGAAACCTGACCGCAGCGCAGTTGGAAGACGAGGTGACGACCTTGTTCTTTGCGGGTTTCGATACCACTGGCCATACGCTTAGCTGGCTCTGGTATCTCTTGGCAAAACATCCAGAAGTGCAAGAAAAAATCCGTAGCGAAATAGATGCACTTCCAACAAATGCGGATGCTACACAACTTGTTCAGGCCACCTTGCCCTACCTCCAAGCCACCACTTATGAAGCCCTCCGCCTTTTTCCTGTAGCTTGGGCATCCTACAGAACCCCATATGAAGACACGAAAATAGCGGGCTACGACATTCCAGCAAAGGCCAGTTTGATTATTTCGCCCTATACCCTGCACCGCCTGCCCGAATACTGGCCTGATCCAGAAAAATTTGATCCAGAACGTTTTCTCAATGCCGAATTGCCAGATGTAAAACGTGCCTATATCCCTTTTAATGCTGGCCCACACACCTGTATAGGTCGGCGTCTGGCTTTGTTAGAAATACAATTGGTGATGATTCGGGTGCTGCAACGTTTCCGAGTTGAGGCGATAAAGCAAAAGCAACCCCAACCAACGGCACTCATTACATTGGCCGCGTACCCAAGCGTGCAAGTCAAGTTAACCGCAAGATAACAGAATAGAAGCAAAGCCTCATTTCGACAACAGGCACAACGTCGGCTATTATTTAAACGTGCATTATGGATTTATCAGTTTAGAAAACGACTCTTTAACGAACGGCAGCGTACTATCGGGCGGCATCTTCATACGATTTTAAAAATAGCATCTTAAAGCCCAAAATATCCCTTAAACCACCCTTTGATGCATCCCTAATTGGGATCATGTCCCTTTTACAAACTCCTCTAAACACCGCCCACTTTCCAATTCATTCCCCAGAGATTCCATAAACTTCGTAAAGTCAATACCATCCATGATTTGATGATTGGCCGAAAAAGCAAGATTTAGCTGCCATCCAACCTCCGATTTATGCAAGACGCCAATTACAATTTGGAGGGTAAAAAGACTTGGCGACTGCCCGTAACCATCGCGTTTACTGACGTGCGTTAAAGAGGTAACACCAATTTTTGTTTGGACTTCCGCGAGATACCTACGGGTGAATGGTCGTAATAATCTATACAAAATCCATCGGATAGCTTGAGGCAAGCTTAGAAACACTTTTGTTCCGTGTGGCATTTTAACAGGTTTCCGGCGTAATTGTTTAGCAGCCCGAATAAGCTCGTCTTCAATTATCCGTGCTTCTT
This genomic interval carries:
- a CDS encoding cytochrome P450, with protein sequence MRPKSAPLFFSVKLLLQSIRAKHFLPFIEKMAQQGEAIINVGGGLSPVYLVNHPDAVEQILVVEAKKFYRGPNMNHLRTFLGNGLLTSNGHVWREQRQLLQPFFRSQAVSVLAASMDESIRHYLDHWQNTRSEHGTLVTNMTEDMLILTQNTILASLFDLHQHPEAHMLHQSLTSIQYNMAYFAMFEAVAIGLKGVVGQKWGNLLYERMIRKRKRAFEEAQEIWRQFVQKIIAERKCLLMEKKNEEKKDLFSILIHAQKSGNLTAAQLEDEVTTLFFAGFDTTGHTLSWLWYLLAKHPEVQEKIRSEIDALPTNADATQLVQATLPYLQATTYEALRLFPVAWASYRTPYEDTKIAGYDIPAKASLIISPYTLHRLPEYWPDPEKFDPERFLNAELPDVKRAYIPFNAGPHTCIGRRLALLEIQLVMIRVLQRFRVEAIKQKQPQPTALITLAAYPSVQVKLTAR